Proteins encoded together in one Streptomyces umbrinus window:
- a CDS encoding TIM barrel protein encodes MFTLAVCAEMVFRDLPIPERARRVHDAGFQVEIWDWTRHDLDALARTPAEFSSMTGYIRGSLTDEDGAAELLRTAEESIRAAEQLSCPRLNLHGTGLDGEGLPVVPVTGEPTGGMWIAAHRTLTRLAELGESAGITFTLENLNTAVDHPGVPFAKAADTLALVAAVDRPGLRMNLDLYHAQIGEGNLVELVRRAHGLGLIGEIQVADVPGRCEPGTGEINYPAVASALVDLGYEGTVAMEAWASTDGDLALERFRSAFTP; translated from the coding sequence ATGTTCACGTTGGCGGTCTGTGCCGAGATGGTCTTCCGGGATCTGCCGATACCCGAGCGGGCACGGCGCGTTCACGACGCCGGATTCCAGGTCGAGATCTGGGACTGGACCCGGCACGATCTCGACGCACTGGCCCGGACCCCGGCCGAGTTCTCCTCGATGACCGGCTACATCCGCGGCAGCCTCACAGACGAGGACGGTGCCGCCGAACTCCTGCGCACCGCCGAGGAGTCGATCCGCGCGGCCGAGCAACTCAGCTGCCCCCGGCTGAATCTCCACGGCACCGGCCTGGACGGCGAGGGCCTGCCCGTGGTGCCGGTGACCGGCGAGCCCACCGGGGGGATGTGGATCGCCGCCCACCGCACGCTCACCCGCCTCGCCGAGCTGGGTGAGAGCGCCGGGATCACCTTCACCCTGGAGAACCTCAACACCGCCGTGGACCACCCCGGGGTGCCGTTCGCCAAGGCCGCCGACACCCTGGCCCTGGTCGCGGCCGTGGACCGTCCCGGGCTGCGGATGAACCTCGACCTCTACCACGCGCAGATCGGCGAGGGGAACCTCGTCGAACTGGTCCGCCGGGCCCACGGCCTGGGCCTGATCGGCGAGATCCAGGTCGCCGACGTACCCGGCCGCTGCGAGCCGGGGACGGGGGAGATCAACTACCCGGCCGTCGCGAGCGCCCTCGTGGACCTCGGCTATGAGGGCACCGTCGCCATGGAGGCATGGGCTTCCACCGACGGCGACCTCGCTCTGGAGCGGTTCCGCTCGGCTTTCACGCCCTGA
- a CDS encoding LacI family DNA-binding transcriptional regulator, whose amino-acid sequence MPATPVVPDGKRPTLADVAARAGVSTALVSIVMREAKGASAATRERVLEAAREIGYRPDSRARLLRSNRSRLLGVQFGLQHPFHTDLVEGIYIAAESAGYQVALGAVAPSRSERQAVETLLGDRCEALILLGPQAPAARLAELSAHLPVVSVVRRLRPPAAGVDVVRTADDEGARQAVDHLVALGHRDIAHIDGGKAPGAADRRRGYRTAMNRHGLADHARVLPGGLTEEDGATAARTLLDARPRPTAVLAFNDRCATGVLDAFLRARVSVPDEISVVGFDNSHLARLTHIDLTTVGQDASRLAELAVGRAVARLEGEEPSGTETVIAPHLVTRGTTAAPPDGVQPVVRG is encoded by the coding sequence GTGCCAGCGACCCCCGTGGTCCCGGACGGAAAGCGGCCGACCCTCGCCGACGTGGCGGCCCGGGCCGGTGTGTCCACGGCGCTGGTCTCCATCGTGATGCGCGAGGCCAAGGGCGCCAGTGCGGCCACCCGCGAGCGGGTGCTGGAGGCGGCGCGGGAGATCGGCTACCGGCCGGACTCCCGGGCCCGGTTGCTGCGCAGCAACCGCTCCCGTCTGCTCGGGGTGCAGTTCGGTCTCCAGCATCCCTTCCACACCGACCTCGTGGAGGGCATCTACATCGCGGCCGAGTCCGCCGGCTACCAGGTCGCCCTCGGCGCGGTCGCCCCCAGCCGCAGTGAGCGGCAGGCGGTGGAGACGCTGCTCGGCGACCGCTGCGAGGCCCTGATCCTGCTCGGTCCGCAGGCCCCCGCCGCACGGCTGGCCGAGCTGTCGGCGCACCTGCCGGTGGTCTCCGTGGTGCGGCGGCTGCGGCCGCCCGCCGCCGGTGTGGACGTCGTGCGCACCGCGGACGACGAGGGTGCGCGCCAGGCCGTCGACCATCTGGTGGCTCTCGGGCATCGCGACATCGCCCACATCGACGGCGGCAAGGCACCCGGCGCCGCCGACCGGCGCCGTGGCTACCGCACCGCCATGAACCGCCACGGTCTCGCCGACCATGCGCGCGTTCTGCCCGGCGGGCTGACCGAGGAGGACGGTGCCACGGCCGCCCGCACGCTCCTCGACGCCCGGCCGCGGCCCACCGCCGTCCTCGCCTTCAACGACCGCTGTGCCACGGGCGTCCTCGACGCGTTCCTGCGCGCCCGGGTGTCCGTTCCCGACGAGATCTCCGTGGTCGGTTTCGACAACAGCCACCTCGCCCGCCTCACCCACATCGACCTCACCACCGTCGGCCAGGACGCCTCCCGCCTCGCCGAACTCGCCGTCGGCCGGGCCGTCGCACGGCTGGAGGGCGAGGAGCCGTCCGGCACGGAGACCGTCATCGCCCCTCATCTCGTGACACGCGGCACCACGGCGGCACCACCGGACGGCGTCCAGCCGGTCGTACGTGGCTGA
- a CDS encoding excinuclease ABC subunit UvrA: MSRTTRTDAQSPATHDADSHDMIRVHGARENNLKDVSIEIPKRRLTVFTGVSGSGKSSLVFDTIAAESKRLINETYSAFLQGFMPTMARPEVDVLDGLTTAITVDQQRMGGDPRSTVGTATDANAMLRILFSRLGKPHIGPPSAYSFNTASVRASGGITVERGADKTKTVKATFNRTGGMCTRCEGRGKVSDIDLTQLYDDSKSLAEGAFTIPGWKSDSQWTVQVYAQSGFVDPDKPIRSFTKKEMQAFLYGEPTKVKVNGVNLTYEGLIPKIQKSFLSKDKEAMQPHIRAFVERAVTFATCPECDGTRLTEGARSSKINRKSIADACAMEIRDLAEWVRGVKEPSVAPLLTALQQTLDSFVQIGLGYLSLDRASGTLSGGEAQRVKMIRHLGSSLTDVTYVFDEPTAGLHPHDIQRMNNLLLQLRDKGNTVLVVEHKPEVIAIADHVVDLGPGAGTAGGTVCFEGTVEGLKAGDTITGRHLDDRASLKEEVRKSTGALEIRGATANNLQGVDVDIPLGVLSVITGVAGSGKSSLVHGSIPTEEGVVSVDQSPIRGSRRSNPATYTGLLDPIRKAFAKANDVKPALFSANSEGACPTCNGAGVIYSDLGIMAGTATTCEDCGGKRFDASVLEYRLGGRDISEVLAMPVTEAEEFFGSGEAATPAAHRILQRLADVGLGYLTIGQPLTTLSGGERQRLKLATHMGDKGGVYVLDEPTTGLHLADVEQLLGLLDRLVDSGKSVIVIEHHQAVMAHADWIIDLGPGAGHDGGKIVFEGTPADLVAARSTLTGEHLAAYVGA; encoded by the coding sequence ATGAGCAGGACCACGAGGACGGACGCGCAGTCGCCTGCGACGCACGATGCCGACAGCCACGACATGATCCGCGTGCACGGGGCGCGCGAGAACAATCTCAAGGACGTCAGCATCGAGATCCCCAAGCGGCGGCTGACGGTGTTCACCGGTGTCTCCGGCTCGGGCAAGAGCTCCCTGGTGTTCGACACGATCGCGGCGGAGTCGAAACGGCTGATCAACGAGACGTACAGCGCCTTCCTTCAGGGCTTCATGCCGACGATGGCGCGGCCTGAGGTGGACGTGCTCGACGGGCTGACAACCGCGATCACCGTCGACCAGCAGCGGATGGGCGGCGACCCCCGCTCCACGGTCGGTACCGCCACCGACGCCAACGCGATGCTGCGCATTCTCTTCAGCCGGCTCGGCAAGCCCCACATCGGGCCGCCCAGCGCGTACTCCTTCAACACCGCCTCGGTCCGGGCGAGCGGCGGGATCACCGTCGAGCGCGGTGCCGACAAGACCAAGACCGTGAAGGCGACCTTCAACCGCACCGGCGGCATGTGCACGCGCTGCGAGGGCCGGGGCAAGGTCTCCGACATCGACCTCACCCAGCTCTACGACGACTCCAAGTCGCTCGCCGAGGGCGCGTTCACCATCCCCGGCTGGAAGTCGGACAGCCAGTGGACCGTGCAGGTCTACGCCCAGTCCGGCTTCGTCGACCCGGACAAGCCGATCCGCAGTTTCACCAAGAAGGAGATGCAGGCCTTCCTCTACGGCGAGCCGACCAAGGTGAAGGTCAACGGCGTCAACCTCACCTACGAGGGGCTGATCCCCAAGATCCAGAAGTCGTTCCTGTCCAAGGACAAGGAAGCGATGCAGCCGCACATCCGGGCGTTCGTGGAGCGGGCGGTCACCTTCGCCACCTGCCCCGAGTGCGACGGCACCCGGCTGACCGAGGGGGCCCGGTCGTCGAAGATCAACCGGAAGAGCATCGCCGACGCCTGCGCGATGGAGATCAGGGACCTGGCCGAGTGGGTCCGCGGCGTCAAGGAGCCTTCGGTGGCGCCGCTGCTCACCGCGCTCCAGCAGACCCTCGACTCGTTCGTGCAGATCGGTCTCGGCTATCTCTCGCTCGACCGGGCGTCGGGCACGCTGTCCGGCGGTGAGGCTCAGCGCGTCAAGATGATCCGCCACCTCGGCTCCTCGCTCACCGATGTCACGTACGTCTTCGACGAGCCGACCGCGGGCCTGCACCCGCACGACATCCAGCGGATGAACAACCTGCTGCTGCAGTTGCGGGACAAGGGCAACACCGTGCTCGTCGTGGAGCACAAGCCGGAAGTGATCGCGATCGCCGACCATGTCGTCGACCTGGGCCCCGGCGCCGGCACGGCGGGCGGCACCGTCTGCTTCGAGGGCACCGTCGAGGGGCTGAAGGCCGGCGACACCATCACCGGCCGCCACCTCGACGACCGGGCCTCCCTCAAGGAGGAGGTGCGCAAGTCCACCGGTGCGCTGGAGATCCGCGGCGCGACGGCGAACAACCTGCAAGGCGTCGACGTTGACATCCCTCTCGGGGTGCTCAGCGTCATCACCGGCGTCGCGGGCTCCGGCAAGAGCTCGCTCGTGCACGGGTCGATCCCCACCGAGGAGGGTGTGGTGTCGGTCGACCAGAGCCCGATCCGCGGCTCGCGGCGCAGCAACCCGGCGACGTACACCGGACTGCTCGACCCGATCCGCAAGGCGTTCGCGAAGGCCAACGACGTGAAGCCCGCGCTGTTCAGCGCCAACTCCGAGGGTGCCTGCCCCACCTGCAACGGCGCCGGCGTCATCTACAGCGACCTGGGGATCATGGCCGGCACCGCCACGACCTGCGAGGACTGCGGCGGTAAGCGGTTCGACGCGTCGGTGCTGGAGTACCGCCTCGGCGGGCGCGACATCAGCGAGGTGCTGGCCATGCCGGTGACCGAGGCCGAGGAGTTCTTCGGCTCCGGCGAGGCGGCCACGCCCGCCGCGCACCGGATCCTCCAGCGGCTCGCCGACGTCGGGCTCGGCTATCTCACCATCGGCCAGCCGCTCACCACGCTGTCCGGCGGCGAGCGGCAGCGGCTCAAGCTGGCCACTCACATGGGCGACAAGGGCGGTGTCTACGTCCTGGACGAGCCGACCACCGGCCTCCACCTCGCCGACGTCGAGCAGCTCCTCGGACTCCTCGACCGGCTCGTCGACTCCGGCAAGTCGGTCATCGTCATCGAGCACCACCAGGCGGTCATGGCGCACGCCGACTGGATCATCGACCTAGGCCCCGGCGCAGGCCATGACGGCGGCAAGATCGTGTTCGAGGGCACCCCCGCCGACCTCGTCGCCGCCCGCTCCACCCTCACCGGCGAACACCTGGCGGCCTACGTCGGCGCTTGA
- a CDS encoding TOBE domain-containing protein yields MQSYTIGQAARLLGVSPDTARRWADAGRVATHRDEGGRRLIDGRALAAFSVELAKSGSEEDVSYTSVRNAFPGIVTAVKLGDVAAQVEIQAGPHRLVSLLTREAVEELGLEVGVEATARVKSTNVHIDRA; encoded by the coding sequence ATGCAGTCCTACACGATCGGCCAGGCAGCGCGGCTGCTCGGAGTCAGTCCGGACACCGCCCGGCGGTGGGCGGACGCGGGCCGGGTGGCCACGCACCGGGACGAGGGCGGGCGGCGCCTCATCGACGGGCGGGCCCTGGCCGCCTTCTCCGTCGAGCTGGCGAAGAGCGGCAGCGAGGAGGACGTCTCGTACACCTCCGTCCGCAACGCCTTTCCCGGCATCGTCACCGCCGTGAAGCTCGGCGATGTCGCGGCCCAGGTGGAGATCCAGGCCGGGCCGCACCGGCTGGTGTCGCTGCTGACCCGGGAGGCCGTCGAGGAGCTGGGTCTTGAGGTCGGGGTGGAGGCCACCGCCCGGGTGAAGTCGACGAACGTGCACATCGACCGCGCCTGA
- a CDS encoding pyridoxamine 5'-phosphate oxidase family protein: MTGSAAQGVTTVPDSEAKPAEATAAPRSRDRRRRDTEHRLAHDVDLWVASASEDGTPYLVPLSFDWDGESLLVATPTKSPTGRNLAATRTVRLGLGPTRDVVMIDGEVEVLEIDELPKERGDRFAAHTEFDPRTLATPYRWFRISPRRIQAWREVNEMEDRELMRDGRWSV; this comes from the coding sequence ATGACCGGCTCTGCCGCACAGGGAGTCACGACCGTGCCGGACTCCGAGGCGAAGCCGGCCGAGGCGACCGCCGCTCCCCGCTCCCGCGACCGGCGTCGTCGCGACACCGAGCACCGGCTCGCCCACGACGTCGATCTGTGGGTGGCCAGTGCTTCGGAGGACGGTACGCCCTACCTCGTACCCCTGTCCTTCGACTGGGACGGCGAATCGCTGCTGGTGGCCACGCCTACGAAGAGCCCCACCGGCAGGAACCTGGCCGCCACCCGGACCGTTCGGCTGGGCCTTGGCCCGACCCGGGACGTGGTCATGATCGATGGCGAGGTCGAGGTCCTGGAGATCGACGAGCTGCCGAAGGAGAGGGGCGACCGGTTCGCCGCGCACACCGAATTCGATCCGCGGACGCTGGCCACGCCGTACCGCTGGTTCCGTATCTCTCCGCGCCGCATCCAGGCCTGGCGCGAAGTGAACGAGATGGAGGACCGCGAGCTGATGCGAGACGGCCGCTGGTCGGTCTGA